One Bosea sp. 685 DNA segment encodes these proteins:
- a CDS encoding cytochrome b, giving the protein MNAPVAGGGAEAFESIHIVAGQGPRTFPAISKSLHWLTAGLVLVMFATGVLMKQIGDGPLADAFYTFHKMAGASLLALVLLRLCYRVFTQLTGRWRRGAGSHVIHGILYAGLILTPLLGLAGISDYGARDVYFGLSLPLIWPEGAGYSDLLFRSHAWLAFGLIALVVAHVGIALGDFIQRGGARAALLPGKMTQPESASPSASNM; this is encoded by the coding sequence ATGAACGCGCCGGTCGCAGGCGGGGGCGCGGAAGCTTTCGAGTCGATCCATATCGTCGCGGGGCAGGGGCCGCGAACCTTCCCGGCCATCTCGAAGTCGCTGCATTGGCTGACGGCCGGGCTCGTGCTCGTCATGTTCGCGACCGGCGTCTTGATGAAGCAGATCGGCGACGGACCGCTGGCGGACGCATTCTACACCTTCCACAAGATGGCTGGGGCGAGTTTGCTGGCGCTGGTCCTGCTGCGGCTCTGCTATCGCGTCTTTACGCAACTGACGGGGCGTTGGCGCCGCGGCGCGGGGAGCCATGTCATCCATGGCATTCTCTATGCGGGGCTGATCCTGACGCCGCTATTGGGCTTGGCCGGCATATCCGACTATGGCGCGCGCGATGTCTATTTCGGTCTTTCGCTGCCGCTGATCTGGCCTGAAGGAGCCGGCTATTCGGATCTGCTGTTCAGGAGCCATGCCTGGCTCGCTTTCGGCTTGATCGCGCTGGTCGTGGCGCATGTCGGCATCGCGCTCGGGGACTTCATTCAGCGCGGTGGTGCGCGCGCGGCTTTGCTGCCGGGCAAGATGACGCAGCCGGAAAGTGCTTCCCCTTCCGCTTCGAATATGTAA
- a CDS encoding methyl-accepting chemotaxis protein: protein MFPKSFRATVDQRLALWGAMLGLLACLFAATEFVGASRLSEFSRELVARTAAADAMATTSPAYQRVINALLPDNGAVPERVDIESVEGVTAGVAASLDGEVRMRAEEAVALLRELARFAATDREAARGALRQSTIKRNELRMALNEGVGTVAGRLAYHIDNARQNKILLSLLAVFTVVMIVTLEYRWLVKPILGMARALGTRERDQAWLDKVAMRRDEIGMLGRALATHLGEQRSQQAVAAARLSSLAEEIARQERIQVHSVAFQERIAAIASALEQHAARMSGASGELARLSGSVDAQATAAAQSTQRASSHVDDVARSIAEVSTLLANTTGEAQATSAVAEAAKSLVSAAADDNVELAEAVRSIDQVIGIIEQVASKTNLLALNATIEAAHAGEAGRGFAVVAAEVKQLANRTAQATEEVRRGLAAIRVAAGGMSERVGALVASVDQVDRAAAAISALAQRQEASSRSISNSTAKTAGDVRLAAEQVGQVAGMVESWRRTGEVATLASADLDRKASELREAVDAFIVETHRVSA, encoded by the coding sequence ATGTTTCCAAAGTCCTTCAGGGCGACTGTCGATCAGCGTCTGGCGCTCTGGGGCGCCATGCTCGGCTTGCTTGCCTGCCTGTTTGCTGCGACCGAATTCGTCGGCGCCAGCCGGCTATCCGAGTTCTCGCGCGAACTCGTCGCGCGGACGGCCGCCGCCGATGCGATGGCGACGACGAGCCCCGCCTATCAGCGCGTGATCAACGCCCTGTTGCCCGATAATGGCGCCGTGCCGGAGCGGGTCGATATCGAATCGGTCGAGGGCGTTACGGCTGGCGTCGCCGCTTCGCTCGACGGCGAGGTTCGGATGCGTGCCGAGGAGGCTGTCGCGCTGCTGCGCGAACTGGCCCGGTTTGCCGCTACAGATCGCGAGGCGGCGCGCGGCGCGCTCCGCCAATCCACAATCAAGCGCAACGAGCTGCGCATGGCCCTGAACGAGGGCGTCGGCACGGTCGCCGGCCGGCTCGCCTACCACATCGACAATGCGCGCCAGAACAAGATCCTGCTGTCGCTGCTGGCCGTGTTCACCGTCGTGATGATCGTGACGCTCGAATATCGCTGGCTGGTCAAGCCGATCCTCGGCATGGCCCGCGCGCTCGGCACGCGTGAGCGGGACCAGGCCTGGCTCGACAAGGTCGCGATGCGCCGCGACGAGATCGGCATGCTCGGCCGTGCCTTGGCGACGCATCTCGGCGAGCAGCGCTCGCAGCAGGCCGTGGCGGCGGCGCGGCTCTCGTCCCTGGCGGAGGAGATCGCCAGACAGGAGCGGATTCAGGTCCACAGCGTCGCCTTCCAGGAGAGGATCGCCGCGATCGCGTCTGCGCTGGAGCAGCATGCTGCGCGGATGTCGGGGGCGTCGGGCGAGCTCGCCCGTCTGTCCGGCTCCGTCGATGCGCAAGCGACAGCAGCCGCGCAGTCGACGCAGCGCGCCTCGTCCCATGTCGACGATGTCGCCCGTTCCATCGCGGAGGTGTCGACGCTCCTGGCCAACACGACCGGCGAGGCGCAGGCGACTTCGGCAGTGGCCGAAGCGGCCAAATCCCTGGTTTCGGCAGCAGCCGACGACAATGTCGAGCTGGCGGAGGCGGTACGCAGCATCGACCAGGTCATCGGCATCATCGAGCAGGTGGCGAGCAAGACCAATCTGCTCGCTCTCAACGCGACGATCGAGGCTGCGCATGCCGGCGAGGCCGGGCGAGGCTTCGCCGTGGTCGCCGCCGAGGTCAAGCAGCTCGCCAACCGGACGGCGCAAGCGACGGAGGAGGTCCGGCGCGGACTAGCGGCGATCCGTGTGGCGGCCGGTGGCATGTCGGAGCGTGTCGGCGCGCTTGTCGCCTCGGTCGATCAGGTCGACCGCGCGGCTGCGGCGATTTCGGCGCTGGCGCAGCGCCAGGAGGCGAGCTCGCGCTCGATCAGCAATAGCACTGCCAAGACGGCGGGCGATGTCCGGCTCGCGGCGGAACAGGTCGGGCAGGTCGCTGGCATGGTCGAGAGCTGGCGGCGGACCGGCGAGGTCGCGACGCTGGCCTCGGCGGATCTCGACCGCAAGGCCTCCGAGCTGCGGGAGGCGGTCGATGCCTTCATCGTCGAGACGCACAGGGTGAGTGCATGA
- the rplK gene encoding 50S ribosomal protein L11 — MAKKITGYVKLQVPAGAANPSPPIGPALGQRGLNIMEFCKAFNAKTAQMEKGMPIPVIITAYQDRSFTFEMKQPPVSYWLKKAAGLTAGSKTPGRGGNVGKVTVAQINEIAEKKMADLNCDSIESASSMIKGSARSMGLEVVG, encoded by the coding sequence ATGGCAAAGAAGATCACGGGTTACGTGAAGCTTCAGGTTCCGGCGGGCGCGGCCAATCCGTCGCCGCCGATCGGTCCGGCGCTGGGTCAGCGCGGCCTCAACATCATGGAATTCTGCAAGGCCTTCAACGCGAAGACCGCGCAGATGGAAAAGGGCATGCCGATCCCGGTGATCATCACCGCGTATCAGGATCGCTCCTTCACCTTCGAGATGAAGCAGCCGCCGGTCTCGTACTGGCTGAAGAAGGCCGCTGGCCTGACCGCCGGCTCGAAGACGCCTGGTCGCGGCGGCAATGTCGGCAAGGTCACCGTCGCTCAGATCAATGAGATCGCCGAGAAGAAGATGGCCGATCTCAACTGCGATTCGATCGAATCCGCCTCGTCCATGATCAAGGGCTCCGCCCGGTCCATGGGCCTGGAAGTCGTGGGCTGA
- the rplJ gene encoding 50S ribosomal protein L10 produces MDRTAKNDAVATLNGVFANTSVVVVAHYAGLTVAQFQKLRREMKANGATVKVAKNRLAKIALEGTDVASISNLLTGPTLIAYSNDPVAAPKVATAFAKDNDKLVILGGAMGKTALNPDGVKALATMPSLDELRAKLLGLLQAPATKLAQLSTAPAAKLARVFQAYADKDAA; encoded by the coding sequence GTGGATAGAACGGCAAAGAATGATGCCGTCGCGACGCTGAACGGTGTGTTTGCGAACACGTCGGTCGTTGTCGTGGCCCACTATGCGGGTTTGACGGTGGCCCAGTTCCAGAAGCTTCGTCGCGAGATGAAGGCCAATGGCGCCACCGTGAAGGTCGCAAAGAACCGGCTGGCCAAGATCGCTCTTGAAGGCACCGACGTCGCGTCCATCAGCAACCTGCTGACGGGTCCCACCCTGATCGCTTATTCCAACGATCCGGTCGCGGCGCCGAAGGTCGCCACCGCTTTCGCCAAGGACAATGACAAGCTCGTCATCCTCGGCGGCGCGATGGGCAAGACCGCCCTGAACCCCGACGGCGTCAAGGCCCTGGCCACGATGCCCTCGCTCGACGAACTGCGCGCCAAGTTGCTCGGCCTGCTTCAGGCTCCTGCAACCAAGCTTGCCCAGCTCTCGACCGCGCCTGCTGCGAAGCTCGCGCGCGTGTTTCAGGCATATGCCGACAAGGATGCGGCCTGA
- the rplA gene encoding 50S ribosomal protein L1, with the protein MAHVAKRVVKAREGIDRTKLYPLDLAVAMVKERANAKFDETVEVAMNLGVDPRHADQMVRGVCNLPNGSGRVLRVAVFARGAKAEEAKKAGADIVGAEELVDLVSKGTIEFDRCIATPDMMPLVGRLGKVLGPRGLMPNPKVGTVTMDITTAVAASKGGSVEFRVEKAGIVHAAVGKVSFTADKLAENIKAFADSVAKAKPAGAKGTYIQRVAISSTMGPGVKIEPNTVMGG; encoded by the coding sequence ATGGCACATGTCGCAAAGCGCGTCGTGAAGGCCCGTGAGGGCATTGACCGCACCAAGCTCTACCCGCTCGATCTCGCAGTCGCGATGGTCAAGGAGCGCGCCAACGCCAAGTTCGACGAGACCGTTGAGGTCGCGATGAACCTGGGCGTCGATCCGCGCCACGCCGACCAGATGGTCCGCGGCGTCTGCAATCTGCCCAACGGCTCGGGCCGCGTCCTGCGCGTCGCCGTGTTTGCTCGCGGCGCCAAGGCGGAAGAGGCCAAGAAGGCCGGGGCTGACATCGTCGGCGCCGAAGAGCTGGTCGATCTCGTCTCCAAGGGCACGATCGAGTTCGATCGCTGCATCGCGACCCCGGACATGATGCCGCTGGTTGGCCGTCTCGGTAAGGTGCTGGGCCCGCGCGGCCTGATGCCGAACCCGAAGGTCGGCACCGTCACCATGGACATCACCACCGCGGTTGCGGCGTCCAAGGGCGGCTCGGTCGAGTTCCGCGTCGAGAAGGCCGGCATCGTGCATGCCGCCGTCGGCAAGGTCTCGTTCACGGCCGACAAGCTCGCCGAGAACATCAAGGCGTTCGCCGATTCCGTCGCCAAGGCCAAGCCTGCCGGCGCCAAGGGCACCTATATCCAGCGCGTCGCGATTTCCTCGACCATGGGTCCGGGCGTCAAGATCGAGCCCAACACGGTGATGGGCGGCTGA
- the rpoB gene encoding DNA-directed RNA polymerase subunit beta, whose amino-acid sequence MVNSLQGRRRVRKFFGKLKEVAQMPNLIEVQKASYDQFLMVDEPKGGRGDEGLQSVFKSVFPIGDFSGASLLEFVKYTFEPPKYDVDECRQRGMTFSAPLKVTLRLIVFDIDPDTQAKSVKDIKEQDVYMGDMPLMTDNGTFIVNGTERVIVSQMHRSPGVFFDHDKGKTHSSGKLLFAARIIPYRGSWLDIEFDAKDIVYARIDRKRKIPVTSLLFALGMDGEEILSRFYAHINYVRDAKGWRVPYDAERMKGFKATADMIDADTGEVVVEAGKKLVARTARQLAEKGLKFLRATDEDLYTQYIAEDLVNPATGEVFAEAGEEITEKSLKLLTDAGFDEIPVLDIDHITVGPYIRNTLNVDKNSRREEALFDIYRVMRPGEPPTLETAENMFQSLFFDSERYDLSAVGRVKMNMRLDLDAEDTVRILRKEDIFAVVKALVDLRDGKGEIDDIDHLGNRRVRSVGELMENQYRLGLLRMERAIKERMSSVDIDTVMPQDLINAKPAAAAVREFFGSSQLSQFMDQTNPLSEVTHKRRLSALGPGGLTRERAGFEVRDVHPTHYGRICPIETPEGPNIGLINSLATFARVNKYGFIESPYRRIRDGKQTEEIIYLSAMEEAKYNVAQANAAVDKEGRLTDDLIVCRRAGEVIVTPVDKVDFQDVSPKQLVSVAAALIPFLENDDANRALMGSNMQRQAVPLVRADAPFVGTGMEAVVARDSGAAIAARRGGIVDQVDATRIVIRASDEMDPTKPGVDIYRLQKFQRSNQSTCITQRPLVRVGDVIKKGDIVADGPSTEFGELALGRNVLVAFMPWNGYNFEDSILLSEKIVSEDIFTSIHIEEFEVMARDTKLGPEEITRDIPNVSEEALKNLDEAGIVYIGAEVAAGDILVGKITPKGESPMTPEEKLLRAIFGEKASDVRDTSLRVPPGVQGTIVEVRVFNRHGVDKDERAQAIEREEIERLAKDRDDEQAILDRNTFARLADILNGKTGLAGPKGFKKDTVITREGMSEFPRSQWWLFAVGDDPLMTEIEAMRKQYDESKKRLEQRFLDKVEKLQRGDELPPGVMKMVKVFVAVKRKIQPGDKMAGRHGNKGVVSRIVAAEDMPFLEDGTHADIVLNPLGVPSRMNVGQILETHLGWAAAGLGKQIGAALDAYKKGHDVKALRASFDAVYDDNEIIASMDENELVEMGQNLRRGVPMATPVFNGAKEADIERLLEQAGLHSSGQSTLYDGRTGEPFDRKVTVGYIYMLKLHHLVDDKIHARSIGPYSLVTQQPLGGKAQFGGQRFGEMEVWALEAYGAAYTLQEMLTVKSDDVAGRTKVYESIVRGEDNFEAGIPESFNVLVKEMRSLGLNVELISNKVKPGELPPAEAAE is encoded by the coding sequence ATGGTCAATTCGCTCCAGGGCCGCAGGCGCGTCCGCAAGTTCTTCGGAAAACTCAAGGAAGTGGCGCAGATGCCGAACCTCATCGAGGTTCAGAAGGCGTCCTACGACCAGTTCCTGATGGTCGACGAGCCCAAGGGCGGCCGCGGCGACGAAGGCCTGCAATCCGTCTTCAAGTCGGTCTTCCCGATCGGCGATTTCTCGGGCGCTTCGCTGCTCGAATTCGTCAAGTACACCTTCGAGCCGCCGAAATACGACGTCGACGAGTGCCGCCAGCGCGGCATGACCTTCTCTGCGCCGCTCAAGGTAACGCTGCGCCTGATCGTGTTCGATATCGATCCCGACACCCAGGCGAAGTCGGTCAAGGACATCAAGGAGCAGGATGTCTACATGGGCGACATGCCGCTCATGACCGATAACGGCACCTTCATCGTCAACGGCACCGAGCGCGTCATCGTCTCGCAGATGCATCGTTCGCCGGGCGTGTTCTTCGACCACGACAAGGGCAAGACCCATTCCTCGGGCAAGCTGCTCTTCGCCGCGCGCATCATCCCCTATCGCGGCTCCTGGCTCGACATCGAATTCGACGCCAAGGACATCGTCTACGCCCGCATCGACCGGAAGCGTAAGATCCCGGTCACGTCGCTGCTGTTCGCGCTCGGCATGGACGGCGAGGAGATCCTCAGCCGCTTCTACGCCCACATCAACTATGTCCGCGACGCCAAGGGCTGGCGCGTTCCCTATGACGCGGAGCGCATGAAGGGCTTCAAGGCCACCGCCGACATGATCGACGCCGACACCGGCGAGGTCGTGGTCGAGGCCGGCAAGAAGCTTGTCGCGCGCACCGCGCGGCAGCTCGCCGAGAAGGGCCTCAAGTTCCTGCGCGCCACGGACGAGGACCTCTACACCCAGTACATCGCCGAGGACCTGGTCAACCCCGCGACCGGCGAAGTCTTCGCCGAGGCCGGCGAGGAGATCACCGAGAAGTCGCTGAAGCTGCTCACCGATGCGGGCTTCGACGAGATCCCGGTGCTCGACATCGATCACATCACGGTCGGCCCCTATATCCGCAACACGCTCAACGTGGACAAGAACTCGCGCCGTGAAGAGGCGCTGTTCGACATCTACCGCGTGATGCGTCCCGGCGAGCCGCCGACGCTTGAGACCGCCGAGAACATGTTCCAGTCGCTGTTCTTCGACTCGGAGCGCTACGACCTGTCGGCCGTCGGTCGCGTCAAGATGAACATGCGCCTCGACCTCGATGCCGAGGACACCGTGCGCATCCTGCGCAAGGAGGACATCTTCGCGGTCGTCAAGGCGCTGGTCGACCTGCGCGACGGCAAGGGCGAGATCGACGACATCGACCATCTCGGCAACCGCCGCGTCCGCTCGGTCGGCGAGCTGATGGAGAACCAGTATCGCCTGGGTCTGCTGCGCATGGAGCGCGCCATCAAGGAGCGCATGTCCTCGGTCGACATCGACACGGTGATGCCGCAGGACCTGATCAACGCCAAGCCGGCGGCTGCCGCCGTGCGCGAGTTCTTCGGCTCGTCGCAGCTCTCGCAGTTCATGGACCAGACCAACCCGCTCTCGGAAGTCACGCATAAGCGTCGTCTTTCGGCGCTTGGACCGGGCGGCCTGACCCGCGAGCGCGCCGGCTTCGAGGTGCGCGACGTGCACCCGACCCATTACGGCCGCATCTGCCCGATCGAGACGCCGGAAGGCCCGAATATCGGCCTGATCAACTCGCTCGCCACCTTCGCGCGGGTGAACAAGTACGGCTTCATCGAGAGCCCCTATCGCCGCATCCGCGACGGCAAGCAGACCGAGGAGATCATCTACCTCTCGGCCATGGAGGAGGCGAAGTACAACGTCGCCCAGGCCAATGCCGCCGTCGACAAGGAAGGCCGTCTCACCGACGACCTGATCGTCTGCCGCCGCGCCGGTGAAGTCATCGTCACGCCGGTCGACAAGGTCGATTTCCAGGACGTGTCGCCCAAGCAGCTCGTTTCGGTCGCTGCGGCGCTGATCCCGTTCCTCGAGAACGACGACGCGAACCGCGCGCTGATGGGTTCGAACATGCAGCGCCAGGCGGTGCCGTTGGTTCGCGCCGACGCGCCGTTCGTCGGCACCGGCATGGAAGCTGTCGTCGCCCGCGATTCGGGCGCTGCGATCGCTGCCCGCCGTGGCGGCATCGTCGACCAGGTCGATGCGACGCGTATCGTTATTCGCGCGTCCGACGAGATGGATCCGACCAAGCCCGGCGTCGACATCTATCGCCTGCAGAAGTTCCAGCGCTCCAACCAGTCGACCTGCATCACGCAGCGTCCGCTGGTGCGCGTCGGCGACGTCATCAAGAAGGGTGACATCGTCGCCGACGGCCCGTCGACCGAGTTCGGCGAGCTCGCGCTCGGCCGCAACGTGCTCGTCGCGTTCATGCCGTGGAACGGCTACAACTTCGAGGACTCGATCCTGCTCTCGGAGAAGATCGTCTCGGAAGACATCTTCACCTCGATCCATATCGAGGAATTCGAAGTCATGGCCCGCGACACCAAGCTGGGTCCGGAGGAAATCACGCGCGACATCCCGAACGTTTCGGAAGAAGCGCTGAAGAACCTGGACGAAGCCGGCATCGTCTATATCGGCGCCGAAGTGGCGGCTGGCGACATCCTCGTCGGCAAGATCACGCCCAAGGGCGAAAGCCCGATGACGCCGGAAGAGAAGCTGCTGCGCGCCATCTTCGGCGAAAAGGCCTCGGACGTGCGCGACACCTCGCTGCGAGTGCCGCCGGGCGTGCAGGGCACGATCGTCGAAGTGCGCGTGTTCAACCGCCATGGCGTCGACAAGGATGAGCGCGCCCAGGCGATCGAGCGCGAGGAGATCGAGCGTCTCGCCAAGGACCGCGACGACGAGCAGGCGATCCTCGACCGCAACACCTTCGCCCGTCTCGCCGACATCCTGAACGGCAAGACCGGTCTTGCCGGGCCCAAGGGCTTCAAGAAGGACACGGTCATCACCCGCGAGGGCATGAGCGAGTTCCCGCGTTCGCAGTGGTGGCTGTTTGCGGTCGGCGACGATCCGCTGATGACCGAGATCGAAGCGATGCGGAAGCAGTACGACGAGTCGAAGAAGCGCCTCGAGCAGCGCTTCCTCGACAAGGTCGAGAAGCTGCAGCGCGGCGACGAACTGCCTCCGGGCGTGATGAAGATGGTCAAGGTCTTCGTCGCGGTGAAGCGCAAGATCCAGCCGGGCGACAAGATGGCCGGCCGTCACGGCAACAAGGGCGTGGTCTCGCGCATCGTTGCGGCCGAGGACATGCCGTTCCTTGAGGACGGCACCCATGCCGACATCGTGCTGAACCCGCTGGGCGTGCCTTCGCGCATGAACGTCGGCCAGATCCTGGAGACCCATCTTGGATGGGCCGCCGCGGGTCTGGGCAAGCAGATCGGCGCCGCGCTCGACGCCTATAAGAAGGGCCATGACGTCAAGGCGCTGCGGGCTTCGTTCGACGCTGTCTACGACGATAACGAGATCATCGCGTCGATGGACGAGAATGAGCTCGTCGAGATGGGCCAGAACCTGCGTCGCGGCGTGCCGATGGCGACGCCTGTGTTCAACGGCGCCAAGGAGGCCGATATCGAACGGCTGCTGGAGCAGGCGGGGCTTCACTCGTCTGGTCAGTCGACGCTCTATGACGGCCGTACCGGCGAGCCCTTCGACCGCAAGGTCACGGTGGGCTACATCTACATGCTGAAGCTGCACCATCTGGTCGACGACAAGATCCATGCCCGTTCGATCGGCCCGTACTCGCTCGTCACCCAGCAGCCGCTGGGCGGCAAGGCGCAGTTCGGCGGTCAGCGCTTCGGCGAGATGGAGGTCTGGGCGCTCGAGGCTTACGGCGCCGCCTACACGCTGCAGGAAATGCTGACGGTGAAGTCGGACGACGTCGCGGGCCGCACCAAGGTCTACGAGTCGATCGTGCGCGGCGAGGACAACTTCGAAGCCGGTATCCCCGAGAGCTTCAACGTGCTCGTCAAGGAAATGCGCTCGCTCGGCCTCAACGTCGAGTTGATCAGCAACAAGGTGAAGCCGGGCGAGTTGCCGCCGGCTGAAGCGGCCGAGTAA
- the rplL gene encoding 50S ribosomal protein L7/L12 yields MADLAKLVDELSSLTVLEAADLAKLLEEKWGVSAAAAVAVAGPAAGPAAAAVEEQTEFNVILAAVGDKKIEVIKEVRAITGLGLKEAKDLVEAAPKAVKESVTKDEAEKLKKQLEAVGAKVELK; encoded by the coding sequence ATGGCTGATCTTGCTAAGCTCGTTGACGAGCTGTCGTCCCTCACGGTCCTCGAGGCCGCCGACCTCGCCAAGCTTCTCGAAGAGAAGTGGGGCGTCTCCGCCGCTGCCGCCGTTGCGGTTGCCGGCCCCGCCGCTGGCCCCGCTGCGGCTGCTGTCGAAGAGCAGACCGAGTTCAACGTCATTCTTGCCGCCGTCGGCGACAAGAAGATTGAAGTCATCAAGGAAGTCCGCGCCATCACTGGCCTGGGCCTCAAGGAAGCCAAGGACCTGGTCGAGGCCGCTCCGAAGGCTGTCAAGGAGTCGGTGACCAAGGACGAGGCCGAGAAGCTCAAGAAGCAGCTCGAGGCCGTCGGCGCCAAGGTCGAGCTCAAGTGA